In Epinephelus lanceolatus isolate andai-2023 chromosome 7, ASM4190304v1, whole genome shotgun sequence, the genomic stretch GTCTTATCTAGACGCTGTCTTTATCTCTTTGTGTATTCTTAAGTAGCTACTTGTGTATTCATGGGACACAGAGGAAGAAATCAATACAAGTTTCCGCCACGTTTTCACAAGTATGATGGCAGGCCGAGAGATGGCACAGTTTTATCACATCAAAGGGTGACAGTGTGCTGCACGTTTCCCCTGAGGTTTGGGATCACATTCAGTTAGCTGCTGCCACCCTATGGTGAAACAGTGTTATCCCACGTAATGTAAATGTGCAGGAGGAATAatttgtggttgtgtttttgtgtgttgcaTCTCCCCTAGCACAGCTGCTGACCTCTGTCCGCTGGTCCACAATGTCTGTCCAGCTGCACACGCTACTGACCCTCTGCCTGACCGTCACACAGGGGTGAGAGCTGAGGTTCAACACTCATGTACAGGGTTGAGAACACATGCTAACACTGATCTTTACTGATTGAAAATGCAATGCCTTAGGCTGATGTATGTTCTTGTACAACTTTTATGACCCGTTTCCTGCCTTATTTCTTTCCCATCTCTCTTTATTGTCATCAGTGGATGTACGTTTTCTAGCAACCACTGGGGCGAATGGAACGGCTCTCAGCTTCAGCCCACGATTCAGAAGCTGATGAAAGGATACAACCGCTACCTCAGACCTAATTTCAATGGTAGGACTGAGCTTCATAAGTAATTTATACATGTAGTTGAGTTCAAGTGTTGGTTCatgcaaaaatgtaatttctgtgCACTTATTTCCaactcctcctgtgtctgtgtttgacagAGGGTCCTGTGGAAATTGGAATGAGTCTTGACATCGCCAGCATTGATGCCATCTCTGAAATCAATATGGTACACCAATCTTCCTACTTTGTGTCAGTGGGTGAATCAATGGCACCGCCAGGGGGGGGGCCAGGGCCACCCTTATACAATAGCTGCACAACacccccacatacacacacacacacacacacacacacacacacatttcttctTGCAAAAATAACTGAAGGCCTCTGAGTCCTGCACAGGTCTGATTTTCAAGACCACAATCCCAGCATACAATACCGCACCTGTCCCGCCACCCACACTAATGACCAATAAGTTCCACAACCCGACCGGCCAACACAAGATTTGAGGCCCAACCTGAAAATGCAAATTGTATAATAACCATGCGCTGTTCAAATATTTCTGTTAGGGGGTGTGTTTAAATTCATCATTCTGAGCCATTTCATGCATGTAAAGATAACAAACCTTAAAACAAAGGTAATTTGGGAAATACAATTTAAAtgacgatttttttttttgcttattctCATTATACTGAGCAGCATATCTCCACAGTTAATACGCCTGTCAGAAACATACCTGATTGAAAGCAGCTCTTATGAACCAGTTAGTGCAGAGGACAGAGGCAAGACACAAAGTCAGTGATCAGAGgattaaaatgtgaaaacattccattaaattattattattctcattttatttaaatatatttatcatCTAACATGCAAAATCTAACGCACATGTTCCTTTTTCACCCAGAACTGAaaccagaaataaaattaagacaaaattCCACCtgcaaatcatttttttttttttgccagtcaCCTGACGGGTACCCACAGGTACCAGACCCAATGCAGGACTTTGCCTTGTTGAGGTGTTTTTAAACTTTAGTGGGTTAGCTTCCAGTAAACGTTGTGTGTCTAACAATCAGTGTTTTCCGTCAAATTAAGCTGTTTATTTGTCCTTTTAAGGAAAAGGATGACCAGCCTTTTGAAGAACAATGACCCACCTAAAACAtgacacataacacattaaaacagaactgttgtggaactcaaaatgtcaaCTGTACTATTATTAgtcacatcagataattagtaacatCAACTCTAAAACAAGAAACCAAGGCACAACACCACttaatcctgttaaaacaaaactCACAACTTGGGTTAATTTCTATGAAGAACACttctgattcttttgatctaaGGACTCTTACGTAAGAActgaaggaatatgaataacttacagggtaatccaGGAATGGAcgcataatttgaggtagccaacaacctggttttatacatccgaagaacttcttggtaaccagaccaggcctctaattgtgACGggcgtttatttgtcaaattGTGTAGCCATAcaaggctagtaaaagggactaggtgtttaattgaagttttccGATAGTTTATGACTAACCTTTATACAACTGTACTACAACAGCATAATGGAAGTCCTGAAACTCAGATATGGTGTTAGGTTTtggccaccccaagattttcagtggtcATATTGGGCCAAGCAAAATTTCTGGGGGCCACTGGGTTGAATAAGTGACTgaagaaacaaataaatgactAAAAGTCTTCTTTACAATATCTTCTTAGGACTACACTGCGACCATCTTCCTCCGTCAGCGCTGGCGTGACTCCAGGCTGGTGTTCCCTGGAAATGAGAGCGTCAGCGTGGACGGACGCCTCGTGTCACTGCTGTGGATCCCTGACACCTTCATCCCCGACTCCAAACGTTCCTTCCTGCATGACGTCACGGTGGAAAACCGCCTCATACGCATCTTCAGCAATGGAACAGTTCTCTATGCCCTACGGTACAGGTTTATGTTTATTGATTCAACAGTCGCTGACATTTGATCATTTGATACTCCTGCCCGTGAGCTTTTCAGATTCTGCTGAGCTGGAAGAGGTTAAAATGAAAGGGAATGTAGGGAGATGAAAAGAGAAAGACGAGGAAGACAAAATCTACTGAGATTTTTTTCATGCTGTTTTCATGATTGTCGTGGTAATCAACCGTGAATTGGCCTTTGGTTCGGCtaaaaaaagacaggaagaaaaaagagCACTTATGTATCATCGCTCAGTCATATAACTCAAGGGAATGCCACtgaaattacagtttttttgtACCCTTCAAACAGTTGAGATTGTGGTGGGGAGAATTCGTTGCCTGTGGCCACAGTCAAAATTTGTTCTGATGTCTAATCTGTCATGTCACACTGATATAAAACTTTATTATGACTGGAAAGCTTTACTGAGGACAGAAAGGGCAGTCTTGTGCAAGATGTTCCTTATTCTTCGTGATTAGAGGgaaaacattttatataaaTAGTTATGTTGTACAGATCCATGTttgtcagttgttttttaaaaatattattggCATATTTTGCTTTGTATAGAAATAGAACATTGGTGTTCTTCAGTAAGCAATACATCAGCTAAATAATTTTGATTCTAGTGCTCAGAAACTGTCAGCAAATTCCAAGTCTTATACATAATTAATGCATCAGATCCAGAAATGTCTGACACTTCGGATATGAGTCTTTGTTCTTTCCGTTGTTGCTCAGGGGGGAAAGTTCTTTGTGTTCTCTGGTTATTAACTGCCCTGTCCGACATCAAAGGAGTAACAATGTGTCGGAGAGAGCTGTTCTAACGATCTTGTTATGAATGCACAACAGCATCACGGCTACCATCGCCTGCAACATGGACCTGACCAAGTATCCCATGGACAGACAGGAGTGCACCCTGCAGCTGGAGAGCTGTGAGTACCTGTGTGAACCCTCAACTCCATCAAGTGTGTAGATGGACATACATCACCATCatctcatcatcaccatcaccatttTCATCATCAGTGTAGTGAGTATCAAACTGACACTATTATTTTAAGCAGATCATTCATTCAACCTTAACTATAAaccgttgtgtgtgtgtgtgtgtgtgtcagggggcTACAACCTGCAGGATGTGGTGTTCTATTGGACCAGAGGGAATGACTCAGTGAAGGGTCTTGACATACTGCGGCTGGCTCAGTACAGCGTAGAGAGCTACTATACATCAGTGTCAGAGGCTGTGTATGAGACAGGTAGGACACTACATCTCCCACAGTCCCCCTCACATGTGGAGTTATATGTGAGAGCACAAATGTAATAAagctgtgtctgtttgtgtctcctcATACAGGACAATACCCCAAGCTGGTGCTGCATTTTGCATTGCGTAGAAACGTGCTGTTCTTCATCTTGGAGACGTACGTTCCCTCCATTCTGCTGGTGGTTCTCTCCTGGGTCTCTTTCTGGATCAGCCAGTCCTCCGTCCCAGCCAGGACCTGTATCGGTCAGTACCAGATCTCTTACTGCATTTTATCAGAGGTGAAAGTGTAATGATGATGGTGTATTCCACATTATTAATTCATTGTAGGATTTTATTTACAACCTTTTCACATCCCACCTTACAGACTCAATACGGTCAGAAAGATCAAATGTATTTGAGTGCCATTCATTTAAACATCAGCACATGAGAGGGAGAGCTGTTGTAATGAATATCAACACTGTTGTAATGAATATCAACACAGCTATGATTCTGCAGCCCACACACAACACCAgaaaattttgattttttttttttttttttggggggggggggggggggtgttccCCCCTGTGTCCTCCTACACATATGCCTGGAGATTTGCAGTGAAGTATTCAGGCTCCTTTCCCACCATTTGTTCTCCTTTGATGATAATTTATAATTAAACTCAAATTTTATTTGTGGAAAATGTTCATCGTTGtggtgcaaagtttgtcacaaCAACCATTAATGTGGAATGATTACCAGTGTACCTGTAAATAGGAGTGATACATGTATAGTTAAAAGTCCCAGTGATGTATAAATCGGTGGCATGCCAACCAATATCTTTGGCAACTTTTACAGATGTACAGTCGATAGTGTCCTCACCAGGTCAATCACAGTCCAATATGGAAACTGTACTGCTCAGGACAGGAAGTCCCTCCAGCGCGTGATAAAAACTGCACAACTCATTTTAGGAGCAGCCTTCCCTTCCAATCAGGACATTTACAACAGCAGGGTCAACATTATCAAAGACAGTACACACCCCAACTACAGTCTGAACACTTCTGCCATCAGGCAGACACTACAGGAGTGTCAGCCCCCACCCGACTGCTTTGACTTAAACTTACTTCTTGCTACATTTCCATGAGGCATGGTGCACTTTACTTTGATTGCGTTTTAATTCTTAggtaatttaattcaaattttaTTATTGTTCTGTGTGAAGGGAGACTGGCTATTAAGAATTTCATTGTATGGTGTAAATCAGTCTTGAATCTTATAACTcttgaatataaataaatgtaatccTGTATGTTTTAGCACAGAACTGATACACTGTCtacactggggaaaaaaaatcaaatttagCATTTTTACTGTGGTTAGAGGGcatgtaaaacacattttgtgtttaCAAGGCGTTTAAACTGATGTTAGTTGATACCGCATGTTACTCAATAAATCTAAATTATTTATTAACTGTAAATTATGCAGCAGAGTGCACCAAGTTCAGCCATGCATTATAACAATCATGCATTAATGAGAATAAGCATCGATACATCATCCTCACTACAGCCTCAGTTCAACACATGATTTGACCTTTAGCCTATATGTTTTCTGACACCTACCCAATTAAATCAAAGAGCAACATCAAAGGAAAAAAGCCAATGAGGGGGAATCTGATGGCTGAGATGATGAAGAATTGGACGAACACATTGCCAAACTTGAATTGATTACCAAAATATGGATTAGAGGTTCAGTAGCTATTTTGCAAACAGCAACACCGTGATGTGTTTTCCAGGGGTGACAACAGTCCTGACGATGACCACACTGATGATGGGCGCCCGCACCTCCCTGCCCAATGCCAACTGCTTCATTAAGGCCATAGATGTTTACCTGGGGATTTGCTTCACCTTCATCTTCGGTGCACTGCTGGAGTACGCCTGTGCCCACTTCTACACCATGCAGCACCAGACCATAGAGGACTTACACAGGGTGAggagtattttttacatttaatatgaGGTGATATTTTGCTTTAACATGTTAGATAATTAGAATATTGGAATTGTGTTGTCACCTATCAGGAGCTTCTGAAGGAGTTCAATGAATCCAATGGAAACGGCTCCATTCCCATCGTCAGCTCCACCCAACCGAACCAGTCTGTGGATATCGGCTCCACTGCAGAGGAGACCATGGAGCAGTCAGCGGACAGTGACACAAAGAACAATGCTGGATCAAAAGAGAAGGCAGTGTCAAAGCAGGGCTGCGGCCTGTCTTCAGTGAAGGACGCATCACGTAGGGCAGCATCCGTCTTCATTGTGGAAAATCCGCACAACATCGATCGCCATGCTCGCACTGTTTTCCCCACGGCGTTCCTCTTTGTCAATATCCTCTACTGGCTTTACTATCTCTTTTTCTGAGCGCTGCTTCCAAGCTGCTGCATAGTTCATTTCACCATCCTGAAGCTGCTCTACCTCCTCATTTGAGACCCAAATACCAGTTGCCACTGCCTGGatctaaacaagctttttttctatCACATATACGAATCCTTTATACCCCACAGACAGGCTGCAAAGTGATGACAAGCAGCTGACATATAAACACGTAGAGGGGAAGATAGAAAGCCTGTCTGTTTACTGACGATTCAATAGAACAAATGAGGATGAGTTTTAACAATAGACTGCCTGAACTGCATCACACTATAGTGTTGCATCCAACTGCCTTCATTAGGTGACTGATgtagatgttttctttttttgttttggctttcATACATCGTTTGTGTGAGACCATATATTGTATACCTCACAGCAAATcatgtgaaattaaaataataaatcagtGACTgagaatgcatttttttttagcatttgtaCTGTAACAAATGATTAAAGGTCACATGTTTGAGAATAAGACACATTTATTATTCCCTTATCCAGGTAGGAGAACAGTAAAGTGCAAAAGTAAACCACAGGTTCAGCAGAGAAGTTGTTAAAATTACGTAtaatggagattttttttttccacacttaGGGAAAAGATTGGTTTGAATCTGTGAATAGCACCACTTTGTTAGTCACTCAGTTATCTCTTGCAGGAGTACTTAACTGTGCTGTGTGCCAAAGAGGGTCAAGTGGATGTGGGACTATTCAGTACGGCACAGCTTTAACCCGAGTGGAGAGGCTAATAAGTGCAGTCAAAAGTATAATAACACACTCAGCCCTCCATGGCACCGACGTGAATACCTCTGATAGGTATGTCTTATGATGACGATGAGAAATGAAACCTTGACAGTATAAAAGcattaaacatacaaacagtagTCATGGCTCACTCTGTACAGGCAGATAAGaaacattatattatataaaaGGCACATTGTGGCTTAAACTGCCTCCATCCTCAAACACATCACGTCTCACATGACACCTTTACATTAAACATTGTATGCAACAGCAGGAGAGGACACAGCCCTGTGTTGCCTTCCCATTACAACGCTTCACACTAACTGTGCTTTTCAATACACTTTTCTTGTGTCTTTCTTACTaaactctcttctctccttcctgttTGCCACGTTTCAATCTGTGTCACCAAAGACAAGGAAAATACTTGGATACAGACAGTGAGCACTTCTTGGATTCCTCACATGTGGAGAAGTTGTTTTAGGAAGACAGAAGAGTAAATATTCAGTGAGATGTACCTCCACCTGGTGGCTGATTTCTTTCATTACAGTTCGGTAAAGTCTGTGCTTTGGGATCTAGATGGATCTTTAGCAGGATTTAATGTCACAGTTGTCAGATCCTGACATCCGttaatttgttttcttgtcCTCTTCGTGACACCGCTCTTAGGTTGCTTTCTTTGACTCCCATTCCtgtaaagacagaaaatatgTAAGTGATTTAGTAACAATGTTAAAATAAGGTAATTATTGAAGAACAGGACTTTGAAGTGATTGCAGGTGAAACGCGCAGGTGACAATAagtcaaacaaaaaataaatagcaccatTTTCAGTTATGCTCCTGAACTGTGCATACCaataagcaaaaacaaacacatttttttttttagatttgtaACCCTGAAATCAAtaattcacccacaaaatgaccattggTTTGTCAATTACTCACCCAGAGTTACATTGAATGAAGaaaattgtttttctcacatgtctCTGATGAATGgaaaatccaaaaaaggtgatcattcttcatgaattaacGTAATAAGAGTGCCAATTAACAACAGTATAACTGTAACAACATATccctttacaaactctcacacaacttgtgcagtataatctgaatctgcagcaTGTGCTGGATGCCACAGAATAACATCCCGCAACAAGCACATCAAACCAAAGCTGGAGCACTTTCAAAGTTTTAAGGAGACATTTGACCTGGTGAATCACCTGTGAAgaaatgcattttcactaaaacattatgatttaaaaacatATCAGTACCAACAGTCTCACATAGGGACGTATAGCGTGCCTgggcaaatgtgtgttttaactCTGCTCATGGCTTGTTTCTCGTAGGCGCaagcattttatattgtaaaaTTTAAGTGAAAAATGCATATGTTTGAGCACTTACTGAGCATaccactggataaataagactgagttgtgtgtgagtttgCAAACTGATGTcttaatatagttttgctgtcttTAAATGCAGagcctgattattttaattcatgaagaatgtttgcctttgTTGGATTTTGTTTACCATGGAGACATGTAAGAAAAACCTTTTTCCCCCCACAATTTCAATGTAACACACCGTCAGTAATTTATAGAAAAAGATGATTTGAGGGTGACATATTTTAAAGACATGTCTTCACAAATATATCTTTCATTATTGGACCAATTCTTTTGTAAACAGTGcttcatttagtttttttatGAGTAGATTTTTAAATGCAATTTAATTGGCTAATTAATTTAGCTACTTCAGACAACTATTCCTGAAGTGTTGATAATTGTCTTGGTGATCCATAGTGGCGTACCACACCGGCTTCTTTTACATCTGTGCACCCAAGTGGTGCATAAACACAGTTCTGTGATAACGACAACAATGCCAACCCATGTAGTAGCACTACGCATATATTAAATTCATTAATAGTCCCGATGGTGTCGTTTAGGTCGTAAATATTGTGAAAGCAGAAGTAGCTGAGCAAAGCGATATCAAACATCCACCTGTAGTGACAGAATCCTATTTGATCATAATCACTCaaaacactctcacacacaccagacactgAATTATAAATGTCTGTCAGAGACTGTGCGAACACACGCAGACTGTCTCTCTATTTATGTGTGAACTGTGAAAACCCATTAGATGATGACACATGCTGCTGTGATCCTATCAGCCCCCTGTGAagcctgagagagaaatgtGTCCATGATGACAGGCTGAGGAACAGTTCAGGAAGTGACTGTGACAGTTACTGAACAGTTACCTTTGCCTTCTGCATGACAGTTCCCGTAGCAGCGTAAACAGACGGAGGTCTCCGACGCATCTCTAAGGCACAGTTTACTGGTAAAGAATCACTGTAGATATTCTGTGTCTTTTTGCTGGAGGCCTACACAGACAgggaaaaaagcaaataagcaaaTAAACCATGTGTACGCAGGCAGGTaaacatgtatttgtgtgtctttcCCACATAAAGCAACAAATATACCTTAACTGGGGGTTTAGCCTCAACAGGTGCTCCCAAGGCTCCACCAGCCAGGCTCTTCTTGAGGTTTTCTTGGACCTGAGACAGCCGGAGCTCCAGGTCCACCCTCTCTGCCTCTTTAGCTCGACAGGTGTCTTCCAGCTTCGACACACGGTTGTTGAGGGAggtctgtcttctctctgctccacagagacacagcaacaCATACAACACAATGAGACAAACAAAGATTTGAAAAGTAGTAGCGATATATTCATGTTCTTTTAGATGGTGATAAGACTCTCAAAATAAGATGCAGTTACAGAAGTACTGTACTTACACTAAGTACAGTTTTGGAGTACTTATACTTGACTACTTCAGAGGCAACTGTTGTGCTTTTTACTCTCCTAAAGCTATTTCGCAGATTAAAATTCTACATGGAAAACCTATGATACGTTTTTAAATTGTGATACATTTTTATAGATTAAACCAGGGCTGCACGATGAGAAAAATATGCCACATGCAATAATGTTGTTAAATATCACGGAAATAATATAACCAATATTTCTCCTGATTTCAATATactgctaaaatacaacaaattgcttgctacattaaaaaataaaggaaattacTTTCAACATTCTTTTATTGAACATTGGACTGAATACAAAAGGCACCAATACAAAAAAATTGTTAGATTTCAaagcacgtttttttttttaatgatcttTCAACCGTGTCAAAAAAGTCTTTTACGATGCATTTATGGCACAAGATAAAATTGCAATAATCCAATCAAATAATATAGCACATGCTAATATAACAGTGGCTGAAGCCGTAGTAATGCCTTATAGTACTTtagagtacttttacttgtgatTCATTTTGCTGCTACTACCTTTGTGCTTTTACTTGAAATGGAGTGCAACAATCTGATATGCTACTTTTACTTCTGATCTcaaatctgaatacttcttccaatGCTGCCAGCAGCATACTGTGCAAAAATACAGgaaattaatttgatttaataataAAAGCAATTAGAGTCCGTATTTATCCCTGTAGGGCAACTGTCTTCTCACATGACCCTCTAATAATGGGGGTCAGAGTGCAGGGTCAGATACAGAGCAGGGATATAGGATGTGCACTTGATATTCAAGCGTCCTAGTTAATTTGCAGACTCGCAAACTATGACTTACAAACTGCTTCTTTTAGGATGACCTGGTGTCCCTATGTGTGTCTCCATCCCTCAAAGTAAATACAGTAGATGTACAATATGTTCTAGCTATGCTGTTCATTGTGAGAATACAGTGATCAGTTTCAGTTTCTGGATACTGAAGAGCTGCAGAGTTAAATTGGAGCTAAACTCAGAAATAACTGAGAATTTGTATAACATCTGTTCTCTGCTTTGACTTTGTATCTCCTTACCAGAGGCTGTTTTCAGCTCTTCCTTTAACTCCCTCTTCTCCTTTCGGAGGGTCACAAGTGCATTTCGTATcccatccctctctctttccaggtcctctttctctttcaggtAACGCTTGGCATCCTCCTCAGCTCGTGTTTTCCCATACTTCCCATATTGGTTGGCATCTGGGTGGAGATGTTGGAAGAGAGCAAAGGTGAGGGGTCAAATGCACAGAGGTTATGGGAAGGAGAGAAACATCTCACAGCAATCTTTCTGCCTCTCCTTATTAATATCATGTTCCTGACATGAGGAGTATGATGTCACCTCGACAAGTCAAAGTAAAGCACAGCACATAAATCTGACCCTTTTCATAATTCAGACAAAGAATTTTTGGAGAGAACAATGATATGATGAATGAATAAAAGataaacacgcacacactcctGCAGAGCGAGAGGTCAGGAGGCAAGACAGCGGATCTAATGTGAGTGTCCAATAAATCTCAGGTTACATCCTGAAGCTCTCAGCCATGGCGAGCGCCGGCTCTTTGATGTGTCAGAACGCCACAGTGACGGC encodes the following:
- the gabrp gene encoding gamma-aminobutyric acid receptor subunit pi codes for the protein MSVQLHTLLTLCLTVTQGGCTFSSNHWGEWNGSQLQPTIQKLMKGYNRYLRPNFNEGPVEIGMSLDIASIDAISEINMDYTATIFLRQRWRDSRLVFPGNESVSVDGRLVSLLWIPDTFIPDSKRSFLHDVTVENRLIRIFSNGTVLYALRITATIACNMDLTKYPMDRQECTLQLESWGYNLQDVVFYWTRGNDSVKGLDILRLAQYSVESYYTSVSEAVYETGQYPKLVLHFALRRNVLFFILETYVPSILLVVLSWVSFWISQSSVPARTCIGVTTVLTMTTLMMGARTSLPNANCFIKAIDVYLGICFTFIFGALLEYACAHFYTMQHQTIEDLHRELLKEFNESNGNGSIPIVSSTQPNQSVDIGSTAEETMEQSADSDTKNNAGSKEKAVSKQGCGLSSVKDASRRAASVFIVENPHNIDRHARTVFPTAFLFVNILYWLYYLFF